The following proteins are co-located in the Festucalex cinctus isolate MCC-2025b chromosome 15, RoL_Fcin_1.0, whole genome shotgun sequence genome:
- the LOC144002311 gene encoding uncharacterized protein LOC144002311, which translates to MSSNIRVSLDNPYGQVSIPRAHLRTAADGGATVIANPAALNGNHLEPYVAPPPPPYLVKEAEEEGGGGRCACCYRCRGRK; encoded by the coding sequence ATGTCGTCCAACATCCGCGTGTCGCTGGACAACCCGTACGGCCAGGTGAGCATCCCGCGCGCACACCTGCGCACGGCGGCCGACGGCGGCGCCACCGTCATCGCCAACCCGGCGGCGCTCAACGGAAACCACCTGGAGCCCTACGTGGCCCCGCCCCCGCCGCCCTATTTGGTGAAGGAGGCGGAAGAGGAGGGCGGCGGCGGGCGCTGCGCCTGCTGCTACCGCTGCCGCGGGAGGAAGTGA
- the rnf224 gene encoding uncharacterized protein rnf224 isoform X1, translating to MWWLNTELHPPSRSPIMSTRPYKESTLCVQMKMSNEAGEAHVSGGGSTAATLRCIVCFSRYDLAGRLPRRLHCGHTFCQACVKRLDAVINEQVWIPCPQCRQNTPRPRGGAAALDLDLACFLALKTRVETTAAAAASGETAADDGKAAAGKDADADAWWSHGGLAEPRFRRRGNCCKPLSYWLCCCCCCCPRRG from the exons ATGTGGTGGCTTAACACGGAACTGCACCCGCCGTCGCGATCGCCGATCATGTCGACTCGACCGTACAAAGAATCGACTTTGTGCGTCCAGATGAAAATGTCCAACGAGGCGGGAGAGGCGCACGTGAGCGGCGGCGGTTCGACGGCGGCGACGCTGCGTTGCATCGTCTGCTTCAGCCGCTACGATCTGGCCGGCCGGTTGCCGCGGCGACTGCACTGCGGCCACACCTTCTGCCAGGCGTGCGTCAAGCGACTGGACGCCGTCATCAACGAGCAG GTGTGGATCCCGTGTCCTCAGTGCCGCCAGAACACGCCCCGCCCCCGCGGGGGCGCCGCCGCGCTCGACCTGGACCTGGCCTGCTTCCTGGCGCTCAAGACGCGCGTCgagacgacggcggcggcggcggcgagcggCGAGACGGCGGCCGACGACGGGAAGGCGGCGGCGGGCAAGGACGCCGACGCCGACGCGTGGTGGTCGCACGGGGGCCTCGCTGAGCCGCGCTTTCGTCGCCGCGGCAACTGCTGCAAGCCCCTCTCTTATTggttgtgctgctgctgctgctgctgtccgAGGCGGGGCTAA
- the rnf224 gene encoding RING finger protein 224 isoform X2 codes for MKMSNEAGEAHVSGGGSTAATLRCIVCFSRYDLAGRLPRRLHCGHTFCQACVKRLDAVINEQVWIPCPQCRQNTPRPRGGAAALDLDLACFLALKTRVETTAAAAASGETAADDGKAAAGKDADADAWWSHGGLAEPRFRRRGNCCKPLSYWLCCCCCCCPRRG; via the exons ATGAAAATGTCCAACGAGGCGGGAGAGGCGCACGTGAGCGGCGGCGGTTCGACGGCGGCGACGCTGCGTTGCATCGTCTGCTTCAGCCGCTACGATCTGGCCGGCCGGTTGCCGCGGCGACTGCACTGCGGCCACACCTTCTGCCAGGCGTGCGTCAAGCGACTGGACGCCGTCATCAACGAGCAG GTGTGGATCCCGTGTCCTCAGTGCCGCCAGAACACGCCCCGCCCCCGCGGGGGCGCCGCCGCGCTCGACCTGGACCTGGCCTGCTTCCTGGCGCTCAAGACGCGCGTCgagacgacggcggcggcggcggcgagcggCGAGACGGCGGCCGACGACGGGAAGGCGGCGGCGGGCAAGGACGCCGACGCCGACGCGTGGTGGTCGCACGGGGGCCTCGCTGAGCCGCGCTTTCGTCGCCGCGGCAACTGCTGCAAGCCCCTCTCTTATTggttgtgctgctgctgctgctgctgtccgAGGCGGGGCTAA
- the pisd gene encoding phosphatidylserine decarboxylase proenzyme, mitochondrial isoform X3: MKVFRPVSCGQRRFFNSARSFLPRPRPLPLLVATGGGYYGYQHYKRREREDGAPPELATPTQVALYRSFPTRLLSRAWGRVNGVELPTWLRKPVYSLYIWTFGVNMQEAAVEDLRHYRNLGEFFRRRLKESARPLCSASCLVCPADGRIVHLGRVLNSEVEQVKGVTYSLENFLGPQDGRRSHVTPASASESADSSFRDGLLTSPDNDLFHVVVYLAPGDYHRFHSPADWTVALRRHFTGSLLSVSPGVAGRVKALFCLNERVALSGRWRHGFFSLTAVGATNVGSIRIYFDQELQTNAPGDKKGRFRDLRYAEGAEPTAKGGVPLQRGEAVGEFNLGSTVVVLFEAPKNFAFSVKPGQTVRVGEGLGSL, from the exons ATGAAAGT ATTTCGGCCCGTGAGCTGCGGACAGCGACGCTTCTTCAACTCTg CCCGCAGCTTCCTCCCCCGTcctcggcccctccccctcctggTGGCGACGGGCGGCGGTTACTATGGTTACCAGCATTACAAGAGGCGGGAGCGGGAGGACGGAGCCCCGCCCGAGCTGGCCACGCCCACTCAG GTGGCGCTGTATCGCTCCTTCCCCACCCGCCTGCTGTCCCGAGCGTGGGGTCGCGTCAACGGGGTGGAGCTTCCCACGTGGCTGCGCAAGCCCGTCTACTCGCTCTACATCTGGACCTTCGGAGTCAACATGCAG GAAGCGGCGGTGGAGGACTTGCGTCACTACCGCAACCTGGGCGAGTTTTTCCGGCGCCGTCTTAAAGAGTCGGCGCGGCCGCTTTGCTCCGCCTCCTGCCTG GTGTGTCCGGCCGACGGCAGGATCGTCCACTTGGGTCGCGTGCTGAATTCGGAGGTGGAGCAAGTGAAGGGCGTCACGTACAGTCTGGAAAACTTCCTGGGGCCGCAAGATGGCCGACGCAGCCACG TGACCCCGGCGAGCGCGAGCGAGAGCGCCGACTCGTCGTTCCGGGACGGCCTCCTGACGAGTCCCGACAACGATCTGTTCCACGTGGTGGTGTACTTGGCCCCCGGCGACTATCACCGATTCCACTCGCCCGCCGACTGGACGGTGGCGCTCAGGCGACACTTCACAG GTTCGCTGCTGTCGGTGAGTCCGGGCGTGGCCGGCCGGGTCAAGGCGCTGTTCTGCCTGAACGAGCGCGTGGCTCTCAGCGGCCGATGGCGCCACGGCTTCTTCTCCCTGACGGCCGTGGGCGCCACCAACGTGGgatccatccgcatctactttGACCAG GAGCTGCAAACGAACGCGCCCGGCGACAAGAAGGGGCGTTTCCGCGACCTGCGCTACGCGGAGGGGGCGGAGCCGACGGCCAAAGGGGGCGTGCCCCTGCAGCGGGGGGAGGCGGTGGGCGAGTTCAACTTGGGCTCCACCGTGGTGGTCCTTTTCGAAGCCCCCAAGAACTTCGCCTTCAGCGTCAAGCCGGGACAGACGGTCAGGGTGGGCGAAGGGCTGGGCAGCCTCTGA
- the pisd gene encoding phosphatidylserine decarboxylase proenzyme, mitochondrial isoform X2: MAASLWTVCGRKICRFRPVSCGQRRFFNSARSFLPRPRPLPLLVATGGGYYGYQHYKRREREDGAPPELATPTQVALYRSFPTRLLSRAWGRVNGVELPTWLRKPVYSLYIWTFGVNMQEAAVEDLRHYRNLGEFFRRRLKESARPLCSASCLVCPADGRIVHLGRVLNSEVEQVKGVTYSLENFLGPQDGRRSHVTPASASESADSSFRDGLLTSPDNDLFHVVVYLAPGDYHRFHSPADWTVALRRHFTGSLLSVSPGVAGRVKALFCLNERVALSGRWRHGFFSLTAVGATNVGSIRIYFDQELQTNAPGDKKGRFRDLRYAEGAEPTAKGGVPLQRGEAVGEFNLGSTVVVLFEAPKNFAFSVKPGQTVRVGEGLGSL, encoded by the exons ATGGCGGCGTCCTTATGGACGGTGTGTGGCCGGAAGATTTGCAG ATTTCGGCCCGTGAGCTGCGGACAGCGACGCTTCTTCAACTCTg CCCGCAGCTTCCTCCCCCGTcctcggcccctccccctcctggTGGCGACGGGCGGCGGTTACTATGGTTACCAGCATTACAAGAGGCGGGAGCGGGAGGACGGAGCCCCGCCCGAGCTGGCCACGCCCACTCAG GTGGCGCTGTATCGCTCCTTCCCCACCCGCCTGCTGTCCCGAGCGTGGGGTCGCGTCAACGGGGTGGAGCTTCCCACGTGGCTGCGCAAGCCCGTCTACTCGCTCTACATCTGGACCTTCGGAGTCAACATGCAG GAAGCGGCGGTGGAGGACTTGCGTCACTACCGCAACCTGGGCGAGTTTTTCCGGCGCCGTCTTAAAGAGTCGGCGCGGCCGCTTTGCTCCGCCTCCTGCCTG GTGTGTCCGGCCGACGGCAGGATCGTCCACTTGGGTCGCGTGCTGAATTCGGAGGTGGAGCAAGTGAAGGGCGTCACGTACAGTCTGGAAAACTTCCTGGGGCCGCAAGATGGCCGACGCAGCCACG TGACCCCGGCGAGCGCGAGCGAGAGCGCCGACTCGTCGTTCCGGGACGGCCTCCTGACGAGTCCCGACAACGATCTGTTCCACGTGGTGGTGTACTTGGCCCCCGGCGACTATCACCGATTCCACTCGCCCGCCGACTGGACGGTGGCGCTCAGGCGACACTTCACAG GTTCGCTGCTGTCGGTGAGTCCGGGCGTGGCCGGCCGGGTCAAGGCGCTGTTCTGCCTGAACGAGCGCGTGGCTCTCAGCGGCCGATGGCGCCACGGCTTCTTCTCCCTGACGGCCGTGGGCGCCACCAACGTGGgatccatccgcatctactttGACCAG GAGCTGCAAACGAACGCGCCCGGCGACAAGAAGGGGCGTTTCCGCGACCTGCGCTACGCGGAGGGGGCGGAGCCGACGGCCAAAGGGGGCGTGCCCCTGCAGCGGGGGGAGGCGGTGGGCGAGTTCAACTTGGGCTCCACCGTGGTGGTCCTTTTCGAAGCCCCCAAGAACTTCGCCTTCAGCGTCAAGCCGGGACAGACGGTCAGGGTGGGCGAAGGGCTGGGCAGCCTCTGA
- the pisd gene encoding phosphatidylserine decarboxylase proenzyme, mitochondrial isoform X1 codes for MVVSGGGSSRRRHGACRWRAAAGGNRDPLRRVGRTGERGGRLRRAAAPLRLQLLPRVGRRHLSAACARLRGSAPWRRWPIASMGYFLPSVGAQPPPANRVALYRSFPTRLLSRAWGRVNGVELPTWLRKPVYSLYIWTFGVNMQEAAVEDLRHYRNLGEFFRRRLKESARPLCSASCLVCPADGRIVHLGRVLNSEVEQVKGVTYSLENFLGPQDGRRSHVTPASASESADSSFRDGLLTSPDNDLFHVVVYLAPGDYHRFHSPADWTVALRRHFTGSLLSVSPGVAGRVKALFCLNERVALSGRWRHGFFSLTAVGATNVGSIRIYFDQELQTNAPGDKKGRFRDLRYAEGAEPTAKGGVPLQRGEAVGEFNLGSTVVVLFEAPKNFAFSVKPGQTVRVGEGLGSL; via the exons ATGGTGGTGAGCGGCGGCGGCTCGAGTCGGCGGCGCCACGGGGCGTGTCGTTGGCGTGCCGCGGCTGGTGGGAATCGTGACCCGCTGCGGCGAGTTGGCAGAACCGGAGAGAGAGGAGGAAGGCTGAGACGAGCAGCAGCTCCACTCAG ACTGCAGCTGCTGCCGCGCGTGGGCCGCCGTCACCTGAGCGCGGCGTGCGCGCGGCTGCGTGGCTCCGCCCCCTGGCGTCGCTGGCCAATCGCGTCGATGGGCTACTTCCTGCCTAGCGTCGGTGCGCAGCCGCCGCCGGCCAATCGC GTGGCGCTGTATCGCTCCTTCCCCACCCGCCTGCTGTCCCGAGCGTGGGGTCGCGTCAACGGGGTGGAGCTTCCCACGTGGCTGCGCAAGCCCGTCTACTCGCTCTACATCTGGACCTTCGGAGTCAACATGCAG GAAGCGGCGGTGGAGGACTTGCGTCACTACCGCAACCTGGGCGAGTTTTTCCGGCGCCGTCTTAAAGAGTCGGCGCGGCCGCTTTGCTCCGCCTCCTGCCTG GTGTGTCCGGCCGACGGCAGGATCGTCCACTTGGGTCGCGTGCTGAATTCGGAGGTGGAGCAAGTGAAGGGCGTCACGTACAGTCTGGAAAACTTCCTGGGGCCGCAAGATGGCCGACGCAGCCACG TGACCCCGGCGAGCGCGAGCGAGAGCGCCGACTCGTCGTTCCGGGACGGCCTCCTGACGAGTCCCGACAACGATCTGTTCCACGTGGTGGTGTACTTGGCCCCCGGCGACTATCACCGATTCCACTCGCCCGCCGACTGGACGGTGGCGCTCAGGCGACACTTCACAG GTTCGCTGCTGTCGGTGAGTCCGGGCGTGGCCGGCCGGGTCAAGGCGCTGTTCTGCCTGAACGAGCGCGTGGCTCTCAGCGGCCGATGGCGCCACGGCTTCTTCTCCCTGACGGCCGTGGGCGCCACCAACGTGGgatccatccgcatctactttGACCAG GAGCTGCAAACGAACGCGCCCGGCGACAAGAAGGGGCGTTTCCGCGACCTGCGCTACGCGGAGGGGGCGGAGCCGACGGCCAAAGGGGGCGTGCCCCTGCAGCGGGGGGAGGCGGTGGGCGAGTTCAACTTGGGCTCCACCGTGGTGGTCCTTTTCGAAGCCCCCAAGAACTTCGCCTTCAGCGTCAAGCCGGGACAGACGGTCAGGGTGGGCGAAGGGCTGGGCAGCCTCTGA
- the pisd gene encoding phosphatidylserine decarboxylase proenzyme, mitochondrial isoform X4, which yields MKWVPSYHTYNLFIMYNWHSKQAMEDKWGTNVSTGFPVSNWVALYRSFPTRLLSRAWGRVNGVELPTWLRKPVYSLYIWTFGVNMQEAAVEDLRHYRNLGEFFRRRLKESARPLCSASCLVCPADGRIVHLGRVLNSEVEQVKGVTYSLENFLGPQDGRRSHVTPASASESADSSFRDGLLTSPDNDLFHVVVYLAPGDYHRFHSPADWTVALRRHFTGSLLSVSPGVAGRVKALFCLNERVALSGRWRHGFFSLTAVGATNVGSIRIYFDQELQTNAPGDKKGRFRDLRYAEGAEPTAKGGVPLQRGEAVGEFNLGSTVVVLFEAPKNFAFSVKPGQTVRVGEGLGSL from the exons ATGAAGTGGGTTCCTTCATATCATACTTACAACTTATTTATTATGTACAACTGGCATTCCAAACAAGCCATGGAAGATAAATGGGGGACGAATGTTTCAACAGGTTTTCCAGTTTCAAATTGG GTGGCGCTGTATCGCTCCTTCCCCACCCGCCTGCTGTCCCGAGCGTGGGGTCGCGTCAACGGGGTGGAGCTTCCCACGTGGCTGCGCAAGCCCGTCTACTCGCTCTACATCTGGACCTTCGGAGTCAACATGCAG GAAGCGGCGGTGGAGGACTTGCGTCACTACCGCAACCTGGGCGAGTTTTTCCGGCGCCGTCTTAAAGAGTCGGCGCGGCCGCTTTGCTCCGCCTCCTGCCTG GTGTGTCCGGCCGACGGCAGGATCGTCCACTTGGGTCGCGTGCTGAATTCGGAGGTGGAGCAAGTGAAGGGCGTCACGTACAGTCTGGAAAACTTCCTGGGGCCGCAAGATGGCCGACGCAGCCACG TGACCCCGGCGAGCGCGAGCGAGAGCGCCGACTCGTCGTTCCGGGACGGCCTCCTGACGAGTCCCGACAACGATCTGTTCCACGTGGTGGTGTACTTGGCCCCCGGCGACTATCACCGATTCCACTCGCCCGCCGACTGGACGGTGGCGCTCAGGCGACACTTCACAG GTTCGCTGCTGTCGGTGAGTCCGGGCGTGGCCGGCCGGGTCAAGGCGCTGTTCTGCCTGAACGAGCGCGTGGCTCTCAGCGGCCGATGGCGCCACGGCTTCTTCTCCCTGACGGCCGTGGGCGCCACCAACGTGGgatccatccgcatctactttGACCAG GAGCTGCAAACGAACGCGCCCGGCGACAAGAAGGGGCGTTTCCGCGACCTGCGCTACGCGGAGGGGGCGGAGCCGACGGCCAAAGGGGGCGTGCCCCTGCAGCGGGGGGAGGCGGTGGGCGAGTTCAACTTGGGCTCCACCGTGGTGGTCCTTTTCGAAGCCCCCAAGAACTTCGCCTTCAGCGTCAAGCCGGGACAGACGGTCAGGGTGGGCGAAGGGCTGGGCAGCCTCTGA